The following proteins are encoded in a genomic region of Candidatus Dormiibacterota bacterium:
- the ruvX gene encoding Holliday junction resolvase RuvX, which translates to MSTIMALDVGEKRIGVAIADPSETYALPIGTIARTRLTDDLERIAQYLESYGVRDLVVGDPVTLSGERGIAARKMDDFVERIRRVFTGTIHRVDERMTTAQATKAMIAADASRDRRRRAVDMMAAALILETFLARRRSEK; encoded by the coding sequence ATGAGCACGATCATGGCGCTCGACGTGGGCGAAAAGCGCATCGGCGTGGCGATTGCGGATCCTAGCGAGACCTACGCGCTGCCGATCGGAACGATCGCGCGCACGAGGCTGACCGACGATCTCGAGCGCATCGCGCAATACCTGGAGAGTTATGGCGTGCGCGACCTCGTGGTGGGCGACCCGGTGACGCTCTCCGGGGAACGCGGCATCGCGGCGCGCAAGATGGACGACTTCGTGGAGCGCATCCGCCGCGTCTTCACGGGAACGATACATCGCGTTGACGAACGGATGACGACCGCGCAGGCGACGAAGGCGATGATCGCTGCCGACGCCTCGCGAGATCGTCGTCGCCGGGCCGTCGATATGATGGCCGCTGCTTTGATTTTGGAGACGTTCTTGGCTCGTCGTCGTTCAGAGAAATGA
- the mltG gene encoding endolytic transglycosylase MltG: MKLVRALLVLVLAVAIVAALLLLYGAFLDRSRPVAQTRVVIPAGASFDDILARLRSAGVIAHTLPLHVLARVRGEETKVRAGEYRFAPHETEATVLHALVTQGAAVAQWVTIPEGFTDEQIARRLQEAGVGDAPTFAHSFATSSIEVGGVRTHGLEGFLFPDTYLVPVGATPQQIEAQLERGFLAALPADAVRRARALHVSVPQAVTVASLVEREAKLDKDRPMIAGVIYNRLRLGMPLEIDATIEYALPHHKSELSRADLTVRSPYNTYLHTGLPPTPIANPGRASLEAAFHPASTKALYYVYCGGGGHVFAETLAQHQANVARCLR, from the coding sequence ATGAAACTGGTACGCGCGCTTCTCGTGCTCGTCCTTGCGGTCGCAATCGTCGCGGCGCTGCTCCTGCTCTATGGCGCGTTCCTCGATCGTTCGCGCCCGGTGGCGCAGACGCGCGTGGTGATTCCGGCGGGAGCGTCGTTCGACGACATCCTCGCACGGCTGCGCAGCGCCGGCGTCATCGCGCATACGCTGCCCCTCCACGTGCTCGCGCGCGTTCGAGGCGAGGAGACGAAGGTTCGTGCCGGCGAGTACCGGTTCGCTCCGCATGAAACCGAGGCCACCGTCTTGCATGCGCTCGTCACGCAAGGCGCAGCGGTTGCGCAATGGGTGACGATTCCCGAGGGCTTCACCGACGAACAGATCGCGCGGCGACTACAAGAGGCGGGCGTCGGTGACGCGCCGACGTTCGCGCACTCCTTTGCGACGTCGTCGATCGAGGTTGGCGGCGTTCGCACGCACGGATTGGAAGGCTTTCTTTTTCCGGATACGTATCTCGTTCCGGTCGGTGCGACGCCGCAACAGATCGAGGCGCAACTCGAGCGCGGTTTCCTTGCGGCGCTTCCGGCCGACGCGGTGCGACGTGCCCGCGCGCTCCACGTCTCGGTGCCGCAGGCCGTGACTGTCGCGTCACTCGTCGAGCGAGAGGCGAAGCTCGACAAGGATCGGCCGATGATTGCCGGCGTCATCTACAATCGCCTGCGTCTGGGAATGCCGCTCGAGATCGATGCGACGATCGAATACGCGCTGCCGCATCACAAGTCGGAGCTCTCGCGTGCCGACTTGACTGTGCGGTCGCCGTACAATACCTACCTTCACACGGGTTTGCCGCCCACGCCGATCGCGAATCCCGGGCGCGCCTCGCTGGAGGCGGCTTTCCACCCCGCTTCCACGAAGGCGCTCTACTACGTGTATTGCGGGGGCGGCGGACACGTCTTCGCAGAGACCCTCGCGCAGCATCAAGCTAACGTCGCGCGATGTTTGAGGTAG
- a CDS encoding glycosyltransferase — protein sequence MIRALFLSANVGVGHSSAANAVCAALEDVAPENRGLVVDSYRYAAFVVSRVVSSGYLQMVKTIPQMYRYLYHRAERATEIGPFRTWAHQFTAANLRTLIERERPDIVVCTHAFPFGAMAQYKAAYADSPPILGIVTDFAVHGFWVQEGVDGYVVATEALRAELVARGVPAERVVAAGIPVHPRFSASEETRAALRMRLGLPQDRPIALLMGGGLGIGPLERMIAAVEGTRTPVAAVAIAGRNGRIERRALAAARKLGRPVRVLGFVENVYDYMHACDVLVTKPGGLTAAEALAARIPLVLCSPLPGQEERNSRVLVEAGCAVRVRSLPDLSDALDTVLSDPERRAGMVAAAAKLGRPQAAREVAALIARLARVSRAIVEKAGAA from the coding sequence GTGATCCGCGCGCTCTTCCTGTCGGCGAACGTGGGCGTCGGACACTCGTCGGCGGCAAATGCCGTCTGTGCGGCACTTGAGGACGTCGCGCCGGAGAATCGCGGGCTCGTCGTCGACTCCTACCGGTACGCGGCGTTCGTCGTCTCGCGCGTGGTCTCGAGCGGCTACCTGCAGATGGTCAAGACCATACCGCAGATGTATCGCTATCTCTACCATAGAGCCGAGCGCGCAACCGAGATCGGTCCGTTTCGTACCTGGGCGCATCAGTTTACCGCTGCAAACCTGCGTACGCTGATCGAGCGCGAGCGGCCAGACATCGTCGTCTGCACGCATGCATTCCCGTTTGGAGCGATGGCGCAATACAAGGCCGCCTATGCGGATTCGCCGCCGATTCTGGGTATCGTGACCGATTTCGCCGTGCACGGCTTCTGGGTGCAGGAGGGCGTCGACGGCTACGTCGTCGCCACGGAGGCGTTGCGCGCCGAGCTCGTCGCGCGAGGCGTTCCGGCCGAACGGGTCGTCGCTGCAGGCATTCCGGTACATCCGCGCTTTTCCGCGAGCGAAGAGACGCGTGCAGCGCTGCGCATGCGGCTCGGACTGCCGCAAGATCGTCCGATCGCGCTGCTGATGGGCGGCGGTCTGGGCATCGGTCCGCTCGAGCGCATGATCGCGGCCGTAGAAGGGACGAGGACGCCGGTCGCCGCCGTCGCCATCGCCGGCCGGAACGGCCGGATCGAGCGCCGTGCGCTCGCTGCCGCGCGCAAGCTCGGCCGGCCCGTTCGCGTGCTAGGCTTCGTGGAGAACGTCTACGACTACATGCACGCCTGCGACGTGCTGGTGACCAAACCCGGCGGACTGACGGCCGCAGAGGCCCTGGCCGCCCGGATACCCCTCGTACTCTGTAGCCCGCTTCCCGGGCAAGAAGAGCGGAATTCGCGCGTGCTGGTCGAAGCGGGATGTGCAGTACGAGTGCGTTCGTTACCGGATCTTTCGGACGCGCTCGATACGGTACTTTCCGACCCGGAACGCAGAGCGGGCATGGTGGCCGCGGCTGCGAAGCTGGGCCGGCCGCAGGCGGCGCGAGAGGTTGCGGCACTGATTGCCCGGCTAGCCCGCGTGAGCCGGGCGATCGTGGAGAAGGCAGGCGCGGCGTAG
- a CDS encoding TQO small subunit DoxD, with protein sequence MRIPSAKTYAWVIAALRIYAGVFWISHAIPKFTNGSAFLPPNGSMGAAIAKAIALTSGPYHAFLIGTVQPHIELFAQLVRIGELAAGILLLLGLFTRLGGLIGVALAAAFVLDQGHAGLGGWSSFGAAALALSAVSVLLPAGRVLGVDAFLRRSSSSYDEVPEMPVPPNRPEPTPQPSGNTAEPAIGEAPSANASVVAPREPGPNGANGGPAFAAPASAGPVVDQSRQNV encoded by the coding sequence GTGAGAATCCCGTCGGCGAAGACCTACGCGTGGGTCATTGCAGCGTTGCGCATCTACGCGGGTGTCTTCTGGATCTCACACGCCATTCCGAAGTTTACGAACGGCAGTGCATTTCTGCCGCCCAACGGCTCGATGGGCGCTGCGATCGCGAAGGCGATCGCGCTAACGAGCGGACCGTACCACGCATTCCTCATCGGCACCGTTCAACCGCACATCGAGCTTTTCGCGCAGCTCGTTCGTATCGGCGAGCTCGCTGCCGGGATTCTGTTGTTGCTCGGTCTCTTCACGCGTCTCGGCGGACTGATCGGCGTCGCTCTCGCAGCAGCCTTCGTCTTGGATCAAGGGCATGCGGGACTCGGCGGCTGGTCCTCCTTCGGCGCGGCAGCCCTCGCCCTCTCGGCAGTCAGCGTGCTCCTTCCCGCCGGGCGGGTCTTGGGGGTCGACGCGTTCCTGCGACGCTCGAGCTCGTCGTACGACGAGGTTCCCGAGATGCCGGTGCCGCCGAACAGGCCCGAACCGACGCCGCAGCCGAGCGGCAACACCGCGGAGCCGGCGATCGGGGAGGCCCCTTCCGCGAATGCCTCGGTGGTTGCCCCGCGCGAACCAGGCCCCAATGGAGCGAATGGCGGCCCCGCGTTCGCCGCACCGGCGTCCGCCGGTCCGGTCGTGGATCAGAGCCGCCAGAACGTCTAG
- a CDS encoding efflux RND transporter periplasmic adaptor subunit: MSVRTSVAAPAVLRVSETLAGLIAPRRSVALSSSLLEPATAVYVHEGTWVRKGEVLATLATDDLQATLAAALQMVSVDRAKAAEVTYQSREALAHGSSTMQSAQSQVAQDRTTLQEDVLNERRYEALEQKGYLSLQALDAQRTRVASDEQALRAAQAQLSAATADVSLNGNPVGSSNQGLLASNIAEARAQARVAAAQAREIEREIARAVIVSPIDGIVVNRNLNPGEYPSGRQIFTLQEISHVYAVLSASSDEAFRVHAGLTATVMRSGGSRSHAVSGVVTAVLPQVEPGSTNFAIKVDLANPTGAWQAGMPVIATIALPPRRGITIPTTAFLSDRHDSIMVVRHGRVEEAHVREVASDPGLSIVAGLPQGARVVVDGALGLAPGTAVRTP; this comes from the coding sequence CGCGGTATTGCGGGTTTCCGAGACGCTCGCCGGCCTCATCGCACCGCGTCGCAGCGTCGCACTCTCTTCGTCGTTGCTGGAGCCCGCGACGGCCGTGTACGTGCACGAAGGCACGTGGGTCCGCAAGGGCGAGGTGCTCGCAACGCTTGCAACGGACGATCTCCAGGCGACTCTCGCAGCGGCGCTACAGATGGTATCGGTCGACCGCGCGAAGGCGGCAGAGGTGACGTACCAGTCCAGGGAGGCGCTCGCGCACGGCTCGAGTACCATGCAGTCGGCTCAGTCCCAAGTCGCGCAAGACCGTACGACCCTGCAAGAAGATGTCCTCAACGAGCGTCGCTACGAGGCGTTGGAGCAAAAGGGATACCTCTCGCTACAAGCCCTCGATGCGCAGCGCACGCGCGTCGCATCGGACGAACAAGCGTTGCGCGCCGCGCAAGCGCAGCTGAGCGCGGCGACCGCGGATGTGAGCCTGAACGGCAATCCGGTCGGGAGCTCGAATCAAGGGCTGCTCGCCTCGAACATCGCGGAGGCGCGTGCCCAAGCGCGCGTCGCCGCAGCGCAAGCGCGCGAGATCGAACGTGAGATTGCTCGCGCGGTTATCGTTTCTCCGATAGACGGTATCGTAGTCAATCGCAATCTGAATCCGGGCGAGTACCCTTCAGGGCGGCAAATATTCACGCTGCAAGAGATTTCGCATGTGTATGCCGTGCTCAGCGCATCGAGCGACGAAGCATTTCGGGTTCACGCCGGCCTGACCGCAACGGTAATGCGCAGCGGCGGTTCGCGTTCCCACGCGGTGAGCGGCGTGGTGACTGCGGTCCTGCCACAGGTCGAACCGGGCTCGACGAATTTCGCCATCAAAGTGGACCTCGCCAATCCGACGGGCGCGTGGCAAGCCGGAATGCCGGTCATCGCGACCATCGCTTTGCCGCCGAGGCGCGGCATCACTATTCCCACGACGGCATTCTTGAGCGATCGGCATGACAGCATCATGGTCGTGCGACACGGGCGCGTCGAGGAAGCGCACGTACGGGAAGTGGCATCGGATCCCGGGCTATCGATCGTTGCGGGGCTGCCCCAAGGCGCGCGAGTCGTCGTGGACGGAGCGCTCGGCTTGGCTCCCGGTACAGCAGTCAGAACGCCGTAG